From the bacterium genome, the window CTCGGTTCCCCAACTTAAGACTTCAATATTACTGATTGAGCTGATTATCCTTTTAAGATAGAAGGGGGTTATAAAATGCAAGTTATCTATCAAAGCAGGATTCCTTCCATAAAGCCTTATATATATCTTTGCCAATCCTTTTGGTAAATAAGGAATCCAAAATATTCCATAATGTCCCTCGTAAAATGAGGCATAGTTAGGGATCACAAACTGAAGAGAGCCACCCTTTTTTAATACCTTAATAGATTCTTTAAGAACATTTTTTGGATCCCGAACATGCTCTAGTACTTGCGAAGAATACACTATATCAAACATTCCATCCTCATATGGTATATCCTCACCCCTTGCATATTTTATTATATTGTCTTCAAAGCCATTGAATTTAAGCAATTCTAAAGAGATTTCATAGGCTGTTTTGTTAGGCTCTAATCCAAAAGCCTCTAATCCATTTTCTCTAGCCACTACAACAAATGCCCCAAAACCACTACCTAGTATCTTCTTTCCTCTTAAATCCCCAACATACTTTGATAAAACCCTAATTTGCTCCTCTGCCCTTACTTTGGAGACAAAATCATTTGCTATTTTATCTAAAGGCAGATTATTAACCCCATTATAATCCCTTTGGTAGCATCTCTTAATTTCAACTAATATCTCGTCGCTCACTGTCATTTTTAGCTTTTGTCTTAAATGATTATTTTTTAACTCCCCTTACAATAAAATTTGAAGAACTCTTAAATCTTCCCGTTTGAGGACAAAGCAATTCAAAGCTTAATCCCCTTTTTTCAAATAATACTTTCATTTCTTCTATCTTAAAGAAATGCTTTTCTGGGACGAAAAACCAATCTTCAACCTGAGCTTCTATCCAAGTGTCATCTCGAACCTTGGTGGTTTTTCCAAATTTTTCTGCTATTTTAACAAAACTAGTTACAAATTTAATAAATGCATTTTTAAGAGGTGGGGAAAGCCTAAGGCATATTTTTCTTATGGCTTCATGAAAAAAGGTAAAGTTTGTTTTTAAATAGACGGCCAATATTAGCACGCCGTCTTTTTGAAGAATCCTTACTAATTCATCCAATGCTTTAATGGGATTAACAGTATGGTGAATAACGCCCCAGCTAAAGACTAAATCAAAGGTTTCATCTTTAAATGGAAGTTCTAACAAACTGGCTTTTTTGAATTCAATATTATTCCTATTTAGCTTATTTGCCAGCTCTTTTGCTGTATTTATACACTCTCCACTTATATCAACACCCATCACCTTTTCTGCCTTTTCAGAAAGGGCTAAAGAACATACTCCCGTACCACAACCTGCATCAAGAGCTAATTTAAAATCCCTCTGTGGCAATAAAGAAAATACATGCTCTTTTGTCTTGGAATAATCTGGAATATTTTTTGGCCAATATTCATCGTAAAAACTTTTTGTCTCTTGTTGCTTATCCATTGTGCATCTCCTCCAAATACATCTTTGTTACTTCATGCCAAGTGAATTTTTGAATTAGTTCTAAAGACTTTAGCCCCATCTCTTCTCTTTTTTTTCTGTTTTCTATAAGGCCAACCAGGGTATCCATCCATTTATCTTTATCATTCAACTCAACCAATATCCCGTTATAACCATCTTTAACCAACTCATTAGTTCCTGGGATATTTGTAGCTACAATGGGTAATCCACACGCCATAGCTTCAATTACAACATTTGGCATCCCCTCTTCAATTGAGGGCAGAACAAATATGTCTGATGCTTGATATTTTTTTAAAAGCTCATCTTTTCTTAACCAGCCACTAATCTTTACAATCCCTTTTAAATTTAAATTATTTACCTCTCTTTCAACTGATGACCTTAATGGGCCATCCCCAACAATCTCAATCTCAAAGCTAGTGTTAGTTCTTTGAGCTATTTCCGGAATAGCTTGAATAAACCATATTGGATTTTTCTGATAAACCAATCTGCCAACAAAGAGTATTTTTACCTTTCCATTTTTCCTTTGAGTTAGGTCTGGTTTAAAGAATTCTAAGTCTGCTCCATTATAGATAACCTTAACATTCGGCAAGGTTTTTTTTGCTAATTCCTGCAATCCAATACTATTAGCAATAACTGAAGAACTATTTTTCCAGATGAGCTTTATTAAAGGCTTGGTAATCTTATGGTAAAAACCCAATTCATTTGGCAAAAAACCAGGGACATCCCCCCCTCGTAATGATACAATATATGGAATACGAAAGCAAAATTTACTTAACAGGGTAATAAATCCAGAAGGAAGGGTAAAGAAGGCGATAATAAAATCTGGATGAAAATCCTTAATTATTCTAAGTGTTTTTGGAATTGCCAAAAACATAAATTTTAATAATTCAAAACCACTACAACCATCCTTTGACCTCCTTCCAATATTTACCCGATGAATTAGATAACCATTTATTACCTCTTTTCTTTCTAATCCAGAGAAATGAGAGGTAATAAATTCAACCTTGTTTTCCAATTTAACTAGATTCATTGCAATCTGGGAGGCTGCCCAACCCCCTCCTCCTCCCAGGGGTGGATGCTCATGGCAGATTACTAATACCCGCACCTTCTTTGGATAAAATCATAACCTTTAAATATGGCATACCCTGTAAATAGCATAACCATTGGCATAACAGGAAGCCGATAGCGAATCATAGGATAAAAAAGGATATGGCCAAAACACATACCCCATATCCATAAAGATAAAAATAAATGCTTCTGCCATAAAGGCAAGGCAAGTAAAAATCCAATAAGTCCTAAAGGAATAATCCAGCCATCAGAGAGAAGGCTTACAATTTTAGCCCAATCGGTTGATTTTTGTGTCAATTCACTAAGAAGCTTTGTCTTGTGGGGATATAACCTCCAGAACCTCCCAAATTTTATGATATGAACCTTTAAGGTTCTTATAGGGTCAGATAAGATAAGCTCTAATGCCTTCTTTTTTGCATATTCATCCCTTTTTTCTAAAGGAACTAAAGAGAGTTCATTTATTATGCCAACACTAATATAATTTCCCTCTTTTTCTAGCTCGCCTTTGTCAAGATATGGGTTATTTCCCTGCCAGAACAAAATCCATATCCCTCCTCCTTTGCTTACTGCTTCGCCTGCTGACCTGGTTACAACCCCTCCATAAGTAAAGTAATTTCTAATAAGCCAAAAACTCCAGACAAAAGCGAAAATCAAAAAGAAAAGGGCTATTTTTTTAAGCCTTGTAACAAAAAAGAACCCTATAAACAAGAAGGGAATATAAAAGACAAATACCTCTCTGGTCAAAATAGAAAGCCCTGCAAAAATACCAGACAAGACAATAAATACTATTCCATCATTGATTTTTGTAAGAAAGTATATCAGAGCTAATGCCATAAATATAAAAAGGGTTTCTTGAAGAATATGTCCTGTGTAGTAAATAAGATATGGATTCCAGGATGCCAGGAATGCACCAATAAGACCAACTTGAGGGTTAAAAACCCTTTTTCCTATAAGAAAAACAAGAAGACAGCTAAAGCTTCCCAATATTGCCTGGAATATTCTTACCACAAATAGATTGTGTTCCCCAAATAGCCAGTATATACATCCAATAAAAATAGGATATATTGGAGACCGCATAGCTGTTGGCTTTTCTTCGGAATCTACATAGCCTTTGCCATGTGCAATGCTCATTCCCAATTGGTCATAAGAAACTGCATCAGAAAACACAAGCCCTGCCTCCTTTAGATGGATTGCCCACCCTAGTCTTAAAATCAATGCAAAAATGCAAAGGCTAAAAATTAGTTTTTTCTCCACTATTCTATATACCTTTCATGCCACAATTGAAAAACAAGCAATGCCCATATTGGCTTCCAATTGTTCTTTTTTAATGAAATATGTTCATCTAATAATTGTTTAACAAAATTATAAGCAAATATTCCATCTTTGTCAATCCTAGATTTTTCAAAAAGTTCTTGGGTAAGCCCCTTTAGCTCTTTCCTTATCCATTCTCCAACAGGAACACTAAACCCCTGTTTTTTACGATACAGAATCTCATTAGGAAGCAACCCTTTCATTACCTTCTTTAATAAATACTTTCCAGTTAAGCTATGAAGCTTATAAGAGATGGGAAGGCAATTTATAAAATCCATTAGCTTTTTATCCAAAAATGGTGCCCTTACCTCTAATGAATGTGCCATACTTGCCCTGTCTACCTTAACTAATATAGATTCAGGAAAATATAGCTTCATATCCAAAAATAGCATCCTTTCTAACATATTAGAAGAATTGCAATCTTTTAAATAGAATTCAATATCTTCAAATACATCCCCTTCTTCTTTATTTACAAAAAGCCTCTCTACTTCCTGTGGTAAAAAATAAGAAGACCAAAGCTGATGCCTAACTTCTCCTAGAAAGCCATCGCCACTAATAAACTTTTTTGCCTTATAATCAAATGTATAATAACCAAGCCTTGTTGGCAGAAGATTAACCATTTCTGCAATCCCTTTGCGAAAGAGGCTTGGTATCTTTTTGTAGTATTCAAAAACCCTATGTCCAAGATATGTTGGATAACCAGCAAAAAGCTCATCTCCACCATCCCCTCCTAAAGCTACTGTTACCTTTTTTCTTGTTATCAAAGATAAAAGGTATGTAGGAATTATGGATGTGTCTGCCATTGGCTCATCCAATATCTCTGGAATCTTTGGAATAATATCAAGTAGCTTATCTATAGAAAGAACCTCATCATAATGGTCTGATTCTATAAACTTTGCCACATTTCTTGCATAGCCTAATTCATCATATCCCTTTTCTGTAAAACCAATGGAGAAAGTCTTTATCCTCGGAACCAATTTGCTTGCAAAGAATGTAATTGTAGATGAATCTATACCTCCGCTTAAAAATATTCCCAAAGGAACATCAGAGATGAGCCTTTTTTTAACAGCATTCTCAAGAAGGGATTTTAAATCAGATATTGCCTCATTTTCAGAAATAGTTTTTCTTTTCTCTCTAAACCTTGGTGTCCAATATTGCTTTATTTCAATGCCATTTTTGCTAAATACCAAAAAATGACCTGCTAAAATCTTCTTTATGCCCTTAAATATTGAATTTGGTGAAGGGATATAGCCATAAAACAGGTATTTTCTCAATGATTTCATATCAATCTCCCTTTTTATAAGTGGATGAAGAATAAGGGATTTAAGCTCTGATGCAAAGATTAGGGTTTGGTCTTGAACGCTATAATAAAGTGGCTTTTTTCCCATAGGATCACGAGCAAGAATAAGCCTTTCATTTTCTTTATCCCATAATGCAAGGCTAAACATTCCATCAAGCCTTTCAATAAACCCACTTTGATATTTCTCATAGGAGGCTAAAATAGCCTCAGTATCAGAATTTGATATAAATTCATATCCTTTGCATTCATCTTTAAGCTCTTTATAATTGTATATCTCGCCGTTAAAAACCACCCAAACATTTTTTCTTTTATTTGACATTGGCTGATGGCCTAAAGGAGAAAGGTCAATGATAGAGAGCCTTCTATGGCCTAATGCAGCCTTAATTGGTAGCTTTTCTTTATCATTATCGCCAAATGTATCTTTTTCTTCCAATATCCTTCCATCCTCCATTTGAAAAAAGCAGCCACTATCATCCGGACCCCGATGATAAAGGACATTTGTCATTTTTTTTATTACTTCCTTTGTGGTCGGGTAAATTCTTCCAAGGTTAATATGACCTGTAATTCCACACATTAAATTTTTATCTTTATTAGCATTTTAAACTTTTAATAAATAGTTTGTCAATTTAAGAAGATTTGCTATATAATATAAAAAGTGGACAAAACATTAGAAAAGGTATTGAATTATTCAAAGGCTGATGAAACAGAAGCTATTCTTGTTTCAAATAGCTCTGGCTTGACAAGATTTGCAAATTCTTCCATTCATCAAAATGTCTATGAGAATGACAAATATCTTAAGATACGGGTTATTAAGGATAAAAAGATAGGTTCTGTTTCAACAAATATTTTAAGTGATGAAAAAATAAAGGATGCTGTCAATAGGGCAATTGAGCTTTCCAAATTTGCTAAAGAGGATTTAAATTTAGCCCTTCCAAAGCCTACATTTTATAAAGAGATACCTACATTTTATAAAGAAACAGCCTTTTGCTCTCCTGAAAGGAGGGCAGGCGTTGTAAAGGAAATAATAGAAAAAGGGGAAAGCAAGGGCTGTGTTTCATCTGGTGCATTTTCAACAGGTAATGCTTCTATTTCTATTTCTAATTCATCCGGCGTTGATGCATCTTCCCATCTTACATCAGCATCCCTTGTTATTGTTATGGAAAAAGATGGTTCATCTGGCTATGCTTCTTGTATATCAAGGGATATAAATAATGTAAATCCACAAGAATTAGGAGATTCTGCGATTGAAAAAGCCACATCTTCCATAAATCCAAAGGAGATAGAGCCAGGTGAGTACAGCGTTATCCTTGAGCCTCCTGCTGTTTCTGATATGCTTCTATTTCTTGGTTATCTTGGATTTGGTGCTTTGTCTTTTCAAGAGAAAAGGAGCTTTATGTATGGAAATATTGGAAAAAAGATAATGGGTGAGAATATTACAATTTGGGATGATGGGCTAGATCCACAGGGAACAGGTATGCCATTTGATTTTGAGGGTGTTTCTAAACAAAAGGTTGTATTTATTGAAAACGGAATTGCAAAGAATATCTGCTATGACCAATATACAGCAAATAGAGAAAAAACCTTATCTACAGGACATTCCCTTCCACAGCCAAATACAGCAGGACCTATTCCTCTTAACCTATTTATGGCAAGTGGAAAAGGAAGTAAGGAGGAGATGGTAAAAAATACAAAAAAGGGGCTTCTTATTACAAGGTTTCACTATACAAATGTTATAGAGCCTATGAAAGCTATTATAACAGGAATGACAAGGGATGGAACATTCTTTATTGAAAATGGAAGAATTTCCTATCCTGTAAAGAATATGAGGTTCACCCAATCTATCCTTGATGCTTTGTCAAATGTATCTTTTGTTTCAAAGGAAAGACAACTTTGCTCTGAGGGAATGATTATGGAATTTGCATCCTCCTGCTATGTTCCTACTATTAAAATAGATAGATTCAATTTTACAGGTAAAACAGAGTTTTAAAAGATTGCGAATTACAGAATACGAAGTATGGCGAAGCAATTTCGGATTTTTGTTTTTTTGTCTTCTGTTCCCTGTCTTCTGTCTTCTTATTTCTGGTTGCACAATATTTAAGTGGACAGTTCCAAAGAAAGAAGAAAAGATAAGGCCTCCTTCAAAAATAGAATTTATCTGGCCTCTTAAGGGAGAAATAACCTCTAAATTTGGAAAAAGGGATTCTGGATTTCATAATGGAATAGACATAAAAGCACAAGAGGGTTCTAAGATTAAGGCATCGGCTGATGGCGTTGTATCTTATGCTGATTTTAGACCAACCTATGGAAATGTTATTATTATTTTGCATAAGGATGGCTTTGCCACGGTCTATGCCCATAACAAAAAGAACCTTGTCTCGGTTTCCCAAAGGGTAAAACAGGGAGATGTTATTGCCCTGGTTGGAAAAACAGGGAATGCAACAGGATTTCACCTTCACTTTGAAATAAGGAATAAGGGAAAGGCAGAAGACCCTCTTTTTTACTTACCTATTGACAAATAGGGAATTTGATGTAATAATTTTAAGATATGAAAAGATTAGGGTTTATATTTGATTTTTTTATATGGCTACTTGTCCTTGGATTTATAGGTGTTACAATATTTCTTAATTACAAAACCAATGTTCCTATACACCCTACTATTTATGCTATCCTCTCTTTTCTCCTTATCTCTACCCTTATAGTCCAAGAGGAAAGGAAAAAAAATAAAAAAAGAAAGGAGAGGCTTTTTTGCCTTCAAAAAGCGAGCCTTTCTTTAGCATCAAGCCTTAATCTAGCCGATGTCTTTAAGGAGATAGCAGAATCTAGCCTTCTTCTTGTAAAGAATGGAGAAGCCTGTATTGTTGAGCAGATAGCAGAGGGAATGCCACAAATAAGGTATTCCTTGAATATTCAAGGAAAACCAGATAATACCTTTGGTATTATGGTAAAAGAAAAAGAGTATATTGTTTCCCTAGCCCTTCCAAAGGAAAGGCCTAAATGGAGCGAAAATTACAAATATTTTATTGGCATCCCCCTGATACTTGCTGGAAACATTATAGGAATTCTTGAGCTATATTTTAAAAAGAAGCATAAAATAGGGAAGGAAGAAAAAGAGGCTTTAACTACCCTTTCCTCCTATGCTGCATCTTCTATTTCTAATGCAAGTCAATACGAAGAAACCTCCCTTGCCCTAAAAAAGGAAAAACAGGCATTTGTTGCTTTATCAAAGATTGATAAGTCATTAAAGGAAGAGGTTCTTGACTTAGAAGACCAGCTAAACATTATTCTTAAAGAGGCATTTAGGGCAACAGGTGCAATGAAAAGCGAGGTTTGGGTTCTTGATGAAGGGGTTAATGAGCTTTCTTGTATTACAGTTTATCCCCTTGTTGATATGGTTTATGGTGTCAGGTGCAAAATGGATGAGGGCTTACTTGGAGAGGCCTTTAGCTTAAGAAAACCTATAAGCTGCCCTGATTTGACAAAAGAGCCAAAATTTACAAATCCTTTAAAGAGAAAGGTTATATCTTCCCTATTTATCCCTCTTGTCTATCAGGAAAAAAATGTCGGTGTTATGGCATTATTCAACAAGAATGGAAATCAGCCATTTACAGATGCTGACCTTAATATTTTAGAAGGCATATCTACTCAAGCCTCTATTGCCATTTCTCAGACAAAGATGTATTACAAGCTTAAGAATCTAACAGCTGGGCTTGTTTCCCTTTATGAGATAAACAGAACACTTGCTGAAGGAAAGGAGCTTAATAATGTTTTACAGCTTATCCTTAAAAAGGGATGCGA encodes:
- a CDS encoding class I SAM-dependent methyltransferase, which gives rise to MTVSDEILVEIKRCYQRDYNGVNNLPLDKIANDFVSKVRAEEQIRVLSKYVGDLRGKKILGSGFGAFVVVARENGLEAFGLEPNKTAYEISLELLKFNGFEDNIIKYARGEDIPYEDGMFDIVYSSQVLEHVRDPKNVLKESIKVLKKGGSLQFVIPNYASFYEGHYGIFWIPYLPKGLAKIYIRLYGRNPALIDNLHFITPFYLKRIISSISNIEVLSWGTELFDERMKTLNFSEWGDLGKVKKWLYFLKRLGLIEAVRVISKVLGLNC
- a CDS encoding class I SAM-dependent methyltransferase; translation: MDKQQETKSFYDEYWPKNIPDYSKTKEHVFSLLPQRDFKLALDAGCGTGVCSLALSEKAEKVMGVDISGECINTAKELANKLNRNNIEFKKASLLELPFKDETFDLVFSWGVIHHTVNPIKALDELVRILQKDGVLILAVYLKTNFTFFHEAIRKICLRLSPPLKNAFIKFVTSFVKIAEKFGKTTKVRDDTWIEAQVEDWFFVPEKHFFKIEEMKVLFEKRGLSFELLCPQTGRFKSSSNFIVRGVKK
- a CDS encoding glycosyltransferase family 4 protein translates to MRVLVICHEHPPLGGGGGWAASQIAMNLVKLENKVEFITSHFSGLERKEVINGYLIHRVNIGRRSKDGCSGFELLKFMFLAIPKTLRIIKDFHPDFIIAFFTLPSGFITLLSKFCFRIPYIVSLRGGDVPGFLPNELGFYHKITKPLIKLIWKNSSSVIANSIGLQELAKKTLPNVKVIYNGADLEFFKPDLTQRKNGKVKILFVGRLVYQKNPIWFIQAIPEIAQRTNTSFEIEIVGDGPLRSSVEREVNNLNLKGIVKISGWLRKDELLKKYQASDIFVLPSIEEGMPNVVIEAMACGLPIVATNIPGTNELVKDGYNGILVELNDKDKWMDTLVGLIENRKKREEMGLKSLELIQKFTWHEVTKMYLEEMHNG
- a CDS encoding glycosyltransferase family 39 protein, with amino-acid sequence MEKKLIFSLCIFALILRLGWAIHLKEAGLVFSDAVSYDQLGMSIAHGKGYVDSEEKPTAMRSPIYPIFIGCIYWLFGEHNLFVVRIFQAILGSFSCLLVFLIGKRVFNPQVGLIGAFLASWNPYLIYYTGHILQETLFIFMALALIYFLTKINDGIVFIVLSGIFAGLSILTREVFVFYIPFLFIGFFFVTRLKKIALFFLIFAFVWSFWLIRNYFTYGGVVTRSAGEAVSKGGGIWILFWQGNNPYLDKGELEKEGNYISVGIINELSLVPLEKRDEYAKKKALELILSDPIRTLKVHIIKFGRFWRLYPHKTKLLSELTQKSTDWAKIVSLLSDGWIIPLGLIGFLLALPLWQKHLFLSLWIWGMCFGHILFYPMIRYRLPVMPMVMLFTGYAIFKGYDFIQRRCGY
- the asnB gene encoding asparagine synthase (glutamine-hydrolyzing) → MCGITGHINLGRIYPTTKEVIKKMTNVLYHRGPDDSGCFFQMEDGRILEEKDTFGDNDKEKLPIKAALGHRRLSIIDLSPLGHQPMSNKRKNVWVVFNGEIYNYKELKDECKGYEFISNSDTEAILASYEKYQSGFIERLDGMFSLALWDKENERLILARDPMGKKPLYYSVQDQTLIFASELKSLILHPLIKREIDMKSLRKYLFYGYIPSPNSIFKGIKKILAGHFLVFSKNGIEIKQYWTPRFREKRKTISENEAISDLKSLLENAVKKRLISDVPLGIFLSGGIDSSTITFFASKLVPRIKTFSIGFTEKGYDELGYARNVAKFIESDHYDEVLSIDKLLDIIPKIPEILDEPMADTSIIPTYLLSLITRKKVTVALGGDGGDELFAGYPTYLGHRVFEYYKKIPSLFRKGIAEMVNLLPTRLGYYTFDYKAKKFISGDGFLGEVRHQLWSSYFLPQEVERLFVNKEEGDVFEDIEFYLKDCNSSNMLERMLFLDMKLYFPESILVKVDRASMAHSLEVRAPFLDKKLMDFINCLPISYKLHSLTGKYLLKKVMKGLLPNEILYRKKQGFSVPVGEWIRKELKGLTQELFEKSRIDKDGIFAYNFVKQLLDEHISLKKNNWKPIWALLVFQLWHERYIE
- a CDS encoding TldD/PmbA family protein, giving the protein MDKTLEKVLNYSKADETEAILVSNSSGLTRFANSSIHQNVYENDKYLKIRVIKDKKIGSVSTNILSDEKIKDAVNRAIELSKFAKEDLNLALPKPTFYKEIPTFYKETAFCSPERRAGVVKEIIEKGESKGCVSSGAFSTGNASISISNSSGVDASSHLTSASLVIVMEKDGSSGYASCISRDINNVNPQELGDSAIEKATSSINPKEIEPGEYSVILEPPAVSDMLLFLGYLGFGALSFQEKRSFMYGNIGKKIMGENITIWDDGLDPQGTGMPFDFEGVSKQKVVFIENGIAKNICYDQYTANREKTLSTGHSLPQPNTAGPIPLNLFMASGKGSKEEMVKNTKKGLLITRFHYTNVIEPMKAIITGMTRDGTFFIENGRISYPVKNMRFTQSILDALSNVSFVSKERQLCSEGMIMEFASSCYVPTIKIDRFNFTGKTEF
- a CDS encoding M23 family metallopeptidase, which encodes MFFCLLFPVFCLLISGCTIFKWTVPKKEEKIRPPSKIEFIWPLKGEITSKFGKRDSGFHNGIDIKAQEGSKIKASADGVVSYADFRPTYGNVIIILHKDGFATVYAHNKKNLVSVSQRVKQGDVIALVGKTGNATGFHLHFEIRNKGKAEDPLFYLPIDK